Proteins encoded in a region of the Leishmania panamensis strain MHOM/PA/94/PSC-1 chromosome 15 sequence genome:
- the ISP3-2 gene encoding ecotin, putative (TriTrypDB/GeneDB-style sysID: LpmP.15.0510), with protein sequence MPSLEDYRIPYPAAGPRQKRTVIYLPQQDSAVEQHHLRVQLIPGRHVRCEDGCFYQLTGTVSEETLQSWGYPYYVVTLDDIYPAQCSPSDPANPMTFVPLRESLMIPYNSKRPIVLYVPEDAEVRYRVWCSDVLQVQESQQELEAPAVSQSCPVPVRERQNNPEDHAHPVVVHSVESPEVSGHKDSDQPMKKSSKLKQSCSNSSRSLKHSASGSSPKNTPLFSRESVPPEHSLSAAQQRRRSNENSAIDETGGGASMKKRSGSTSSRKDDQDSGYEKKVKNLWNRARGNSSPKRSASPKKSGRDSRRNS encoded by the coding sequence ATGCCCTCCCTCGAGGACTACCGCATACCATACCCAGCAGCCGGCCCACGCCAGAAGCGCACGGTCATCTACCTGCCGCAACAGGACTCCGCTGTTGAGCAGCATCACCTGCGCGTACAGCTCATTCCAGGCCGCCACGTGAGATGTGAGGATGGCTGTTTCTATCAACTTACCGGTACCGTGTCGGAGGAGACGCTTCAGAGCTGGGGCTACCCGTACTACGTCGTCACGCTCGACGACATCTACCCTGCCCAGTGCTCCCCGAGCGACCCGGCGAACCCGATGACCTTCGTGCCGCTCCGTGAGAGCCTGATGATCCCCTACAATAGCAAGCGCCCCATCGTCCTCTACGTTCCCGAGGATGCCGAGGTGCGCTACCGCGTCTGGTGCAGTGACGTCTTACAGGTGCAGGAAAGCCAACAGGAGCTCGAGGCCCCGGCCGTGTCCCAGTCATGCCCCGTCCCAGTCCGAGAGAGGCAAAACAACCCCGAAGATCACGCGCATCCAGTGGTAGTACACTCGGTGGAGTCCCCGGAAGTCAGCGGCCACAAGGATAGTGATCAGCCTATGAAGAAGTCCTCAAAGTTGAAGCAGTCCTGCAGCAACTCGTCGAGGTCGCTTAAGCACAGCGCTAGCGGGTCGTCTCCAAAGAACACACCGCTGTTCTCCAGAGAGAGTGTACCGCCGGAGCACTCTCTGTCCgcagctcagcagcgacgccgcagcaacgAAAACTCTGCCATCGATGAGaccggtggtggcgcctcgatgaagaagcgcagcggcagtacgTCGAGCCGGAAGGACGACCAAGACAGCGGCTACGAGAAGAAGGTGAAAAACCTATGGAACCGCGCCCGAGGTAACTCGTCGCCGAAGAGGTCCGCCTCACCAAAGAAAAGCGGCCGCGACAGCAGGAGAAACTCGTGA